One Mycobacteroides abscessus ATCC 19977 genomic window carries:
- a CDS encoding DoxX family protein, producing MTETSQQARILTLLATFQAIDAALCVQPIDYVTKCLDTVRFPQQGRWVFPVVKGASAAGLLLGTRVPALAKLTLVMLTFYFSLAVGAHVKARDLSFNALAASSLLAVYAALSVHTLRPTLTAAQRSSRRSDALEGAVSQGV from the coding sequence ATGACCGAGACCTCACAGCAAGCACGTATCCTGACTCTGCTCGCCACGTTCCAAGCCATAGACGCGGCGCTGTGTGTGCAACCCATCGACTACGTCACCAAATGCCTGGATACCGTGCGGTTTCCGCAGCAAGGGCGCTGGGTGTTTCCTGTGGTCAAGGGAGCCTCGGCAGCCGGGCTTCTCCTGGGCACACGAGTGCCGGCGCTCGCGAAGCTAACGCTAGTGATGCTGACCTTCTACTTCTCACTCGCGGTCGGCGCCCACGTCAAAGCTCGGGATCTGAGTTTCAACGCCCTCGCCGCAAGCTCCTTGCTCGCCGTCTATGCCGCGCTGTCAGTCCACACGTTGCGCCCCACGCTGACCGCGGCGCAGCGGTCATCACGCCGCAGCGACGCGCTTGAAGGCGCAGTGTCCCAAGGCGTTTAG
- a CDS encoding acyl-CoA dehydrogenase family protein, which translates to MILETTGAAYEITENLLPGILDALSDDPLHELESPGNRGIEIFRKFNGPALVIPAAHSGVGASPLQTVAVMRAIATKSPSLAVATAMHHFSVATLFTLAESLQASGFEWAMLEAIASQRMLVSSAFAEGSPGQSVISPTVTARRTDGGVIVNGSKKPCSLSASMDFLSMSMALPAQDGGQRETIFALIPAQTEGVTVHPFWGTDILAGAESDEVRLTDVFVDDQLTVPANNDGGALDLLQTIGFVWFELLITSCYLGAATALAERVFQRRRTSPTVLSELSVRLETATLLLERIAMHLQHEAVNHRSLVGALHARYGAQDAIRDAAALSVEALGGIGFITSNDTAYLSSVCQCAPFHPPSRLSLADALARAAIGEPLRLD; encoded by the coding sequence ATGATTCTCGAAACTACGGGTGCTGCATACGAAATCACCGAGAACCTGTTGCCGGGAATCCTTGATGCCCTGTCTGACGATCCGTTGCACGAGTTGGAGTCCCCGGGTAACCGCGGAATCGAGATCTTCCGCAAGTTCAATGGGCCTGCCTTGGTCATCCCCGCAGCGCATTCGGGAGTGGGGGCCAGTCCCTTGCAGACGGTGGCGGTGATGCGGGCCATCGCCACAAAGTCTCCGTCGCTGGCGGTGGCGACCGCGATGCATCACTTCTCGGTGGCGACATTGTTCACCTTGGCGGAAAGTTTGCAGGCCAGCGGATTTGAATGGGCGATGCTGGAGGCGATCGCTTCCCAGCGGATGCTGGTCTCCTCGGCGTTCGCCGAGGGCAGCCCGGGACAAAGCGTGATCTCACCCACAGTCACGGCACGGCGCACAGACGGCGGGGTGATCGTCAATGGTTCCAAAAAGCCCTGCAGCCTTTCGGCATCCATGGACTTTTTGTCGATGAGCATGGCCTTACCGGCGCAGGACGGCGGTCAACGGGAAACTATCTTCGCCCTCATCCCCGCCCAGACCGAAGGCGTCACCGTCCATCCGTTCTGGGGCACGGACATCCTGGCCGGTGCCGAAAGCGATGAAGTGCGTCTGACCGACGTGTTCGTCGACGACCAATTGACCGTGCCGGCGAATAACGACGGCGGTGCCCTGGATCTTCTGCAGACGATCGGATTCGTGTGGTTCGAACTGCTGATCACAAGCTGCTACCTGGGCGCGGCAACCGCGCTCGCCGAGCGAGTATTCCAGCGGCGCCGCACCTCGCCGACCGTGCTGTCAGAGCTATCGGTGCGGCTGGAGACGGCCACTTTGTTGCTGGAGAGAATCGCTATGCATCTGCAACACGAAGCGGTGAACCATCGTTCCCTGGTGGGGGCACTTCACGCCCGGTACGGCGCTCAGGACGCCATCCGTGATGCCGCGGCTTTGTCGGTGGAAGCCCTCGGCGGAATCGGCTTTATCACGTCGAATGACACCGCGTACCTCTCCAGTGTCTGCCAGTGCGCGCCCTTTCATCCGCCCTCACGGCTGTCGCTGGCCGACGCGCTGGCCCGTGCGGCCATCGGCGAACCGTTGCGCCTGGACTAG
- a CDS encoding copper chaperone PCu(A)C, with product MKIVIPAAVALSLLAGCSAHESTPAEQAATVTITDQWAKSAPDGSMTSVFGTVHNNGSTEARIVSATSPAAKSVELHEVTAGGLMRPKEGGVVIPAHGEHKLSPGGDHVMLMGLTTPLRPGQDVVITLAFQDGSTTPMTAQIRDFAGGNENYQP from the coding sequence GTGAAGATCGTCATCCCGGCAGCAGTCGCGCTGTCATTGCTCGCCGGTTGTTCGGCGCATGAGTCCACCCCCGCCGAGCAGGCAGCGACGGTAACCATCACCGACCAGTGGGCCAAGTCCGCCCCAGACGGCTCGATGACCTCTGTATTCGGCACCGTGCACAACAACGGTTCCACCGAGGCGCGCATCGTCTCGGCCACCTCGCCTGCCGCGAAATCCGTGGAGCTTCATGAGGTGACCGCAGGCGGTTTGATGCGTCCCAAGGAAGGTGGGGTCGTCATTCCGGCCCACGGCGAACATAAGCTCTCACCCGGGGGCGACCACGTCATGCTTATGGGACTGACCACTCCCCTGCGCCCGGGCCAGGACGTCGTCATCACCCTGGCCTTCCAGGATGGCTCGACCACGCCGATGACCGCCCAGATCCGCGACTTCGCAGGCGGCAACGAGAACTACCAGCCCTGA
- a CDS encoding AfsR/SARP family transcriptional regulator, which translates to MHAKIDLLGPVQVRVADRICIPSGVRLQCALALLAIRPREVIQRDELIEELGLNETTKDTINALHAHVRRLRQWLDNEGATSNILQTAGRSGYFLDIHRRDVDAHLFIDAVNEAVALQNKVPSIAVAMLENALAQWRGAPLTAMSESVRAQGFLRELNSHKELAQEVLLDCYLALQRYQKAAVVAHQFTLEMPYNEKIWESHIVALRMLGRHAEAAHIFRQVQKLLYDELRVAPSKSLRSALTDTRWATA; encoded by the coding sequence ATGCACGCCAAAATCGATCTGTTGGGACCCGTTCAGGTAAGGGTCGCCGACCGAATCTGCATCCCATCAGGGGTAAGACTTCAATGTGCGTTGGCACTGCTTGCCATTCGTCCGAGAGAAGTCATACAACGCGATGAATTGATTGAAGAACTCGGACTTAATGAGACTACTAAAGACACAATCAACGCATTGCACGCTCATGTACGCCGTTTGAGACAATGGCTTGATAACGAAGGCGCCACTTCAAATATCCTGCAAACAGCGGGCCGCTCCGGTTATTTTCTCGATATCCACCGCCGAGATGTGGACGCGCATCTATTTATCGACGCCGTAAATGAAGCAGTCGCCCTACAAAACAAAGTGCCCTCGATTGCGGTGGCGATGCTGGAGAACGCGCTGGCCCAGTGGCGGGGCGCACCCCTGACCGCCATGTCCGAGAGTGTTCGTGCGCAGGGGTTCTTGCGTGAGCTCAATTCTCACAAGGAGCTCGCTCAGGAAGTCTTGCTCGACTGCTATCTAGCCTTACAGCGCTATCAGAAGGCCGCGGTCGTCGCACACCAGTTCACCCTGGAGATGCCTTACAACGAGAAGATTTGGGAGAGCCACATCGTGGCGCTGCGCATGCTCGGCCGGCACGCCGAAGCGGCGCACATCTTTCGCCAGGTCCAAAAACTTCTGTACGACGAGCTCAGGGTGGCGCCCTCCAAGTCCTTGCGCAGCGCGCTGACCGACACCCGCTGGGCGACGGCCTGA
- a CDS encoding aldehyde dehydrogenase family protein, producing MTISDTAPAATLVSYGSYIGGEQVTEDRWIYVADPRAVLQDSFATLTLKRRLDSGEQQYGEDMAGIVGRVAVGTDRHMQAALAAATRAAKVWRGAPLQVRVDDFLAHLGARILGHREQIEQMALYEGHPRELVKWEVSGWLATTTAQSRDFYRSQLWYETFDGDSRRIVRRCADGVVCINPPANAPMSSAMLAATSVMAGNAVVIRAPRSVPLGVFYSMIEIIAPVLEEIGAPVGTINVVCSEPAPTFEQWLGSPLVNDIMYFGAVEPGLEIERRCVAAGKKPILELAGNDVVVVWSDANLDYASDALLEAFFGSGQLCMIPNLVVAHPDIAEELIALVIAKAASIRIGYPDEDGVLLSPVLRHDKFHSALGDALDNGAQLLAGGGSVHVDGSPSEAGMFLQPTVIRVDGLKNSRRVKAVEHETFFPLLPIVVPDTSDGDLALSTVIDFVNTNLYGLRNSLWSSSATVIDTYVANVTNSGIIKVNESHIAFGAPLPTHGGTALTGGAFGEANYPALRTSHIQGVSVSYVPHPPRYYKEQA from the coding sequence ATGACGATCAGCGACACCGCGCCCGCGGCCACACTGGTCTCCTACGGGAGCTATATCGGCGGTGAACAAGTAACTGAAGACCGGTGGATTTATGTTGCTGACCCACGTGCAGTACTTCAGGACTCATTTGCTACATTGACGCTGAAGCGACGCCTGGATTCCGGTGAGCAGCAATACGGCGAGGACATGGCCGGCATCGTCGGCCGAGTCGCCGTTGGAACAGACAGGCATATGCAGGCCGCCTTGGCGGCCGCGACACGGGCCGCCAAGGTGTGGCGCGGAGCTCCACTGCAGGTGCGGGTGGATGACTTCCTGGCGCACCTGGGTGCGCGGATCCTCGGTCATCGCGAGCAGATTGAGCAGATGGCTCTTTACGAGGGCCATCCGCGGGAGTTGGTGAAGTGGGAAGTCTCGGGCTGGTTGGCCACCACGACCGCACAGTCCAGAGACTTCTACCGCAGTCAGCTGTGGTACGAGACATTCGACGGTGACTCGCGGCGCATCGTGCGCCGTTGCGCCGATGGTGTGGTGTGCATCAACCCACCGGCCAACGCTCCGATGTCCAGCGCAATGCTCGCGGCCACCAGTGTGATGGCAGGCAACGCGGTGGTAATCCGCGCGCCCCGGTCCGTGCCGTTGGGTGTCTTCTACAGCATGATCGAGATCATTGCGCCGGTCCTCGAAGAGATCGGTGCGCCCGTGGGAACGATCAACGTGGTCTGCTCCGAGCCTGCGCCTACCTTCGAGCAGTGGCTAGGTAGCCCGCTGGTCAACGACATCATGTACTTCGGTGCGGTCGAACCGGGGCTCGAAATCGAGCGCCGATGTGTGGCTGCCGGCAAGAAGCCGATCCTCGAGCTGGCCGGTAACGATGTCGTCGTGGTGTGGTCAGATGCCAATCTCGACTATGCCTCCGATGCGCTTCTCGAAGCGTTCTTCGGTTCCGGGCAGCTCTGCATGATCCCGAACCTTGTTGTTGCACACCCTGATATCGCAGAGGAGCTTATCGCCCTAGTCATCGCGAAGGCGGCGAGCATCCGCATTGGATATCCCGACGAAGACGGTGTACTCCTGTCGCCGGTGCTTCGCCATGACAAGTTCCACAGCGCGCTCGGCGACGCCCTGGACAACGGGGCTCAACTGCTGGCCGGCGGCGGCAGCGTCCATGTCGACGGCTCCCCGTCCGAGGCCGGAATGTTTCTGCAGCCCACCGTAATCCGCGTTGACGGTTTGAAAAACTCGCGACGCGTAAAGGCTGTCGAACACGAGACCTTCTTTCCGCTGCTGCCGATCGTGGTGCCGGACACTAGCGACGGTGACCTGGCTCTCTCGACTGTCATTGATTTCGTGAATACAAACCTCTATGGCCTGCGAAATTCGTTATGGTCAAGTAGCGCAACGGTTATCGATACCTATGTGGCCAATGTCACCAACAGCGGCATCATCAAGGTGAACGAGTCTCATATCGCCTTCGGCGCGCCGCTACCCACACATGGTGGCACCGCCCTGACCGGTGGGGCATTCGGAGAAGCCAACTATCCGGCGCTGCGGACCTCTCATATCCAGGGTGTGTCCGTCTCGTATGTCCCGCATCCGCCGCGGTACTACAAGGAGCAGGCATGA
- a CDS encoding CynX/NimT family MFS transporter: protein MTATLRDETHMISAAALRRGRLMVLAAILLFALCLRSAVTSLSPLLTQISHEIGFGSAVIGVFGMLPTAMFAIAGLVTPALTERFGLERTTLAAVVATVIGMAARTAMNSTGGLLVLSCLALLGMGIGNVVIPPLVKRYFSHRVALMSAAYLTVLQIGTTVPALTAVPLADAYGWRFSLVAWVLVPVAALLPWIGVVIARRGHDVEDHSAEPHADSAAVGQVWRSPLAWGMAGMFGMTSLVTYSMFTWIPAILASAGGSAKLGGVMVALFSAVGFVGTLAIPPLAARMRNPFPLVVACLVCFLIGFAGLLWLPMHGTAVWVVALGFGPSTFPLGLTLVNLRTRTPAGSAALSGFTQGVGYAVACLGPLLFGVLHDVSGGWYAPFGLLLVAITVLGVGAFQACKPRTLEDTWNRGSGAVVSS, encoded by the coding sequence GTGACCGCGACCCTGCGCGACGAAACCCACATGATCTCGGCCGCCGCATTGCGGCGTGGGCGTCTGATGGTGCTGGCCGCTATCCTGCTGTTCGCGCTCTGCCTGCGTTCGGCGGTTACCTCGTTGAGCCCGCTGTTGACCCAGATCTCGCATGAGATCGGGTTCGGTTCCGCCGTGATCGGTGTGTTCGGGATGCTGCCTACGGCCATGTTCGCCATCGCAGGGTTGGTGACGCCGGCGCTCACGGAGCGGTTCGGACTGGAACGCACGACGTTGGCCGCGGTGGTGGCCACCGTCATCGGGATGGCGGCGCGGACCGCGATGAACTCCACCGGCGGACTGTTGGTGTTGTCCTGTTTGGCCCTGCTGGGTATGGGTATCGGCAACGTGGTCATCCCGCCGCTGGTCAAGCGTTACTTCTCGCATCGGGTCGCGCTGATGAGCGCTGCCTACCTGACGGTGCTGCAGATCGGCACGACGGTTCCCGCGTTGACGGCGGTGCCGCTGGCCGACGCCTACGGATGGCGATTCTCCCTGGTGGCTTGGGTGCTGGTTCCGGTGGCGGCCCTGCTGCCGTGGATCGGTGTCGTGATCGCCCGCCGAGGCCATGACGTTGAGGACCACAGCGCCGAACCGCACGCGGATTCTGCTGCCGTTGGACAGGTTTGGCGCTCGCCGCTGGCGTGGGGCATGGCCGGCATGTTCGGTATGACGTCGCTGGTGACGTATTCGATGTTCACTTGGATCCCGGCGATCCTGGCCTCCGCGGGTGGCAGCGCCAAATTGGGCGGGGTGATGGTCGCGCTCTTCTCGGCTGTGGGATTCGTTGGCACGCTTGCTATCCCGCCGTTGGCCGCGCGCATGCGCAACCCCTTCCCATTGGTGGTGGCCTGCCTGGTGTGCTTCCTCATCGGTTTTGCCGGATTGTTGTGGCTGCCAATGCACGGGACCGCCGTGTGGGTGGTCGCGCTTGGATTCGGGCCCTCTACCTTCCCGTTAGGGCTCACGCTGGTAAACCTGCGTACCCGCACCCCAGCCGGTTCCGCGGCACTATCCGGTTTTACGCAGGGAGTCGGTTATGCCGTTGCATGCCTGGGTCCCTTGCTGTTCGGCGTGTTGCATGATGTGAGCGGCGGTTGGTACGCGCCGTTCGGTCTGCTACTGGTGGCGATCACCGTCCTAGGTGTCGGCGCATTTCAGGCATGCAAGCCCCGGACTCTCGAGGACACCTGGAACCGCGGCTCAGGGGCTGTCGTATCAAGCTAA
- a CDS encoding FadR/GntR family transcriptional regulator, with amino-acid sequence MQPVRRQTLIGQVTEQLREEIVSGRWAIGARIPTEPELCELTGTSRNTIREAVQALVHAGMLERRQGSGTYVLSLGGSSAIADYFAAANNRDLIELRQTLEVTAAGLAAQRRDEDDIEQLRALLVRRNELWAPHHVEPHNVEEAISTDIAVHRAVVAASHNALYLELYDSLLGLMDHYMRGNPIGAECSFEHEHTRLVESVIAGDIGGATSATEQLFAELRLSRDQPGRNFPHHPHD; translated from the coding sequence ATGCAGCCGGTCCGTCGCCAAACATTGATTGGCCAGGTCACCGAGCAACTCCGGGAGGAGATTGTGTCGGGACGCTGGGCTATCGGGGCACGCATCCCTACCGAACCGGAATTGTGCGAGCTCACTGGAACTTCCCGCAACACCATTAGAGAAGCGGTCCAGGCCCTGGTCCACGCGGGCATGCTCGAACGACGCCAGGGCTCGGGCACCTACGTGCTCTCCCTGGGTGGCAGCTCGGCCATCGCCGACTACTTCGCCGCCGCCAACAACCGCGACCTGATCGAATTGCGGCAGACCCTCGAAGTGACCGCGGCCGGGCTGGCCGCCCAGCGGCGTGACGAAGATGACATCGAGCAGCTGCGCGCACTGTTGGTACGCCGCAACGAACTTTGGGCGCCACACCATGTCGAGCCGCACAACGTCGAGGAAGCCATCTCCACCGACATCGCGGTACACCGGGCCGTGGTAGCCGCCAGTCACAACGCCCTCTACCTGGAACTTTACGACTCGCTGCTGGGACTGATGGACCACTACATGCGCGGTAACCCCATCGGCGCGGAATGTTCATTCGAACACGAGCACACCAGGCTCGTCGAGAGCGTCATCGCCGGCGATATCGGGGGTGCCACATCCGCCACGGAGCAGCTCTTCGCCGAGCTGAGGCTGAGCCGCGATCAGCCCGGGCGGAACTTTCCCCACCATCCACACGACTAG
- a CDS encoding MMPL family transporter, whose product MVDGRNKKGLLVTVAGVVQKYPALLVCAAALFAICAGLYGLPASQQLPAGGYDVPNSESMRAQQMLQDKFGVGGNPIYFTVTSQGGATDTAALAAGRRVLDALNESPYIRQVTWWGAIPVGTANPLLSNDGKTGLVAARLEGDDTDAPARARNLADPLIGDRNGVSIQGGGQALTYDAGNRQSREDLIVMEVIAFPVTFLALVWIFGSLVAALLPLAVSVFAIAGTTAALSALNLATNVSIFGVNVATALSLALAIDYTLFIVSRYREEQVAGATPARALHVTMLTAGRTVLYSALTMACTVAVMLVFPQYLLKSLAYASLLSVLLSLIGALFLAPALLVILGDKLERFDIRSVVGKLFKARKIGSPTASDRAWARIAAFSTNRPVVVVIIVGAILLLLGLPVLGIKIAYPDDRVLPVSQTARLAGDIVRTEFSQNFTADTRIVIRENASSRESVDDYAMKISHISGVQSVSAPGATFADGHRVGPGDAGRSGIEGASAYISLSTDTDPFSDPGKRQLETLKSVPAPGPVLVDSLAQRNLDNIGGITDRLPLVMAAIAVVTFVLIFLMTGSVILPIKALVMNLLSLCVAFGALVWIFQDGHLGGLGTVATGHFTAFIPPLLACIAYALAIDYEIFVLSRIREAWLALPDNTPNRNKQAVAFGLIRTGRIVTAAATVMIVVFIAISAGQVAFMRGLGVGLAVGVAVDAFLVRPLLVPAFMQLMGRLNWWAPGPLARWHQRWGLVEEQEIPAEPAMTAAPEPDPVR is encoded by the coding sequence ATGGTGGACGGCAGGAACAAAAAAGGGCTTCTCGTAACAGTTGCTGGAGTGGTGCAAAAATATCCAGCACTGCTGGTTTGCGCGGCAGCCCTGTTTGCCATTTGTGCGGGTCTCTACGGTCTGCCGGCCAGTCAGCAGCTGCCTGCCGGCGGCTACGACGTCCCGAATTCGGAGTCAATGCGGGCGCAACAGATGCTGCAGGACAAGTTCGGAGTGGGCGGCAATCCGATCTACTTCACCGTGACTTCCCAAGGCGGGGCCACCGACACCGCAGCCCTGGCGGCGGGGCGCAGGGTGCTTGACGCGCTGAACGAATCTCCTTACATCCGACAGGTCACCTGGTGGGGAGCTATACCCGTGGGCACCGCGAATCCGCTGCTGTCCAACGATGGCAAGACGGGGCTGGTAGCGGCCCGTCTTGAAGGTGACGACACGGATGCTCCTGCGCGCGCACGCAATCTGGCTGATCCCTTGATAGGAGATCGCAACGGCGTCTCTATTCAGGGCGGCGGACAAGCCCTGACTTATGACGCTGGAAATCGGCAGTCGCGCGAGGACCTCATCGTCATGGAAGTCATCGCATTCCCCGTGACGTTCCTTGCCTTGGTGTGGATTTTCGGCAGTCTTGTCGCCGCACTGCTCCCGTTGGCTGTTTCCGTGTTCGCGATCGCGGGCACAACGGCCGCACTTAGTGCCCTAAATTTAGCCACAAATGTATCTATTTTCGGTGTTAACGTAGCTACCGCACTCAGCTTGGCGCTTGCTATCGACTACACCCTGTTCATTGTGAGCAGGTACCGCGAAGAACAGGTCGCGGGCGCCACGCCCGCGCGGGCCCTCCATGTCACGATGCTTACTGCCGGGCGAACTGTCCTGTACTCGGCGTTGACGATGGCCTGTACGGTCGCAGTCATGCTGGTCTTTCCTCAGTATTTGCTGAAGTCGCTTGCTTATGCCAGCTTACTGAGTGTACTCCTATCTCTCATAGGCGCTTTATTCCTAGCACCAGCTTTGCTAGTTATTCTTGGCGACAAGCTAGAGAGATTCGATATCAGAAGCGTTGTCGGCAAGCTGTTCAAAGCCAGGAAGATCGGTTCACCGACGGCCAGTGATCGTGCATGGGCTCGTATCGCCGCGTTCTCTACTAATCGCCCCGTTGTTGTCGTAATAATTGTTGGAGCTATCCTTCTGCTGCTGGGCCTGCCGGTCCTCGGCATAAAGATCGCGTATCCCGATGATCGTGTTCTGCCGGTATCGCAGACCGCGCGTTTGGCGGGCGATATTGTGCGCACTGAATTCAGTCAGAATTTCACAGCCGATACACGAATTGTGATCAGAGAAAATGCTTCGTCACGAGAATCTGTTGACGACTACGCAATGAAGATCTCCCACATCAGCGGGGTCCAGTCCGTCAGTGCCCCGGGCGCAACGTTTGCCGATGGCCATCGCGTGGGCCCCGGCGACGCCGGCCGGTCGGGGATCGAGGGTGCCAGCGCCTACATCTCCCTGAGCACGGATACCGACCCGTTCAGTGACCCCGGCAAGCGGCAGCTCGAGACCCTCAAGAGCGTGCCCGCCCCCGGGCCGGTGTTGGTTGACAGCCTGGCCCAACGGAATCTGGACAACATCGGCGGGATCACCGATCGGCTGCCGCTGGTCATGGCGGCCATCGCGGTGGTGACATTCGTCTTGATCTTCCTGATGACCGGAAGTGTGATCTTGCCCATCAAGGCGCTGGTGATGAACCTGTTGTCGTTGTGTGTCGCCTTCGGTGCCTTGGTGTGGATCTTCCAAGACGGTCACCTGGGAGGCCTCGGTACCGTGGCTACCGGACATTTCACCGCGTTCATTCCGCCGCTACTCGCCTGTATCGCGTATGCATTGGCCATTGACTACGAAATATTCGTTCTCTCGCGGATTCGCGAAGCATGGCTGGCCTTGCCTGACAACACCCCGAACCGTAACAAGCAGGCGGTGGCGTTCGGGCTCATTCGCACGGGCCGGATCGTCACGGCCGCAGCCACCGTGATGATCGTGGTGTTCATCGCGATCAGCGCTGGCCAGGTGGCGTTCATGCGCGGCCTGGGGGTTGGGCTGGCTGTCGGTGTGGCAGTGGACGCGTTCTTGGTTCGCCCACTGCTGGTTCCGGCGTTTATGCAGCTGATGGGGCGATTGAACTGGTGGGCTCCGGGCCCTCTCGCGCGGTGGCACCAGCGCTGGGGTCTGGTCGAGGAGCAGGAGATTCCTGCCGAACCCGCAATGACCGCGGCGCCCGAGCCTGACCCGGTGCGCTAA
- a CDS encoding Dyp-type peroxidase: MSSRSLSRRGLIVGGGAAAALTAGAGLSAWSAQSHAARPSAERQVEPFYGDHQAGIATAPQAHAMFLALDLLSAADADMGTARENLRSILRLWTTDAARLTQGIPALADTEPELATTTARLTVSAGLGPSVFAKTGLADRCPASARDFPAFSTDRLDKRWCGGDLLLQICADSPLLVAHAARVLLKNVRSLASERWRQTGFRTPRPEDPSGGTMRNLMGQVDGTVNPTAPELDSLLWHQGEDHEWLKGGTLLVLRRITMNLDGWDQLDRKLRDLVMGRRSDNGAPLSGEKESDEPDLTMTRGGIPVIPATSHVALARHRNPHERFLRRPYNFDDAPLPGTSSNAGLIFAAYQRDIASQFVPVQQRLAEKDEFNQWNTAVGSAVFVMPPGTTEDGYLGRSLLG, encoded by the coding sequence ATGTCGTCTCGTTCTCTGTCCCGACGGGGGCTCATTGTCGGCGGCGGCGCAGCGGCCGCCCTCACCGCGGGCGCCGGGTTGTCGGCCTGGTCCGCTCAGTCGCACGCGGCACGACCGAGCGCAGAACGCCAGGTCGAACCGTTCTACGGGGACCACCAAGCCGGGATCGCCACCGCACCGCAGGCGCACGCGATGTTCTTGGCCCTCGATCTGCTGTCCGCCGCCGACGCAGACATGGGAACGGCACGCGAGAACCTGAGATCCATACTGCGTCTCTGGACTACCGATGCCGCCCGGCTGACCCAGGGCATTCCGGCCCTGGCCGATACCGAGCCCGAGCTGGCAACGACCACGGCACGATTGACGGTTTCCGCGGGACTGGGCCCATCGGTCTTCGCCAAGACCGGCCTGGCCGACCGGTGCCCCGCCTCGGCGCGGGACTTCCCCGCGTTCTCCACCGACCGACTGGATAAGCGTTGGTGCGGAGGGGATCTCCTGCTCCAGATATGCGCCGATAGTCCACTGCTGGTGGCACATGCCGCCCGGGTGCTCCTTAAGAACGTGCGCTCGCTGGCCTCCGAGCGATGGCGCCAGACTGGATTCCGCACACCGCGCCCCGAAGACCCCTCCGGGGGCACGATGCGCAATCTCATGGGGCAGGTCGACGGCACCGTAAACCCCACGGCGCCAGAGCTGGACAGCCTGCTGTGGCACCAAGGCGAGGACCACGAGTGGCTCAAGGGCGGCACGCTTCTGGTTCTCCGCCGGATCACGATGAATCTGGACGGGTGGGACCAGCTGGATCGCAAGCTCCGGGATCTGGTGATGGGCAGGCGGTCGGACAATGGTGCGCCGCTCTCCGGCGAGAAGGAATCCGACGAACCCGACTTGACGATGACCCGGGGCGGCATCCCCGTTATCCCCGCGACTTCACATGTCGCCCTTGCGCGCCACCGCAATCCACACGAAAGATTTCTGCGCCGTCCCTACAACTTCGATGACGCACCCCTTCCGGGCACATCCTCGAACGCAGGATTGATCTTTGCGGCCTACCAACGCGATATCGCCAGCCAATTCGTACCCGTGCAACAACGCTTGGCCGAAA